Proteins encoded within one genomic window of Halocatena marina:
- a CDS encoding nucleoside hydrolase yields the protein METNTTANVKADSDSARRLIVDTDTAGDDTIALLLAVCSDHAVLEGVTVVAGNVEFEHEVENAKYTLALADAEDVPVYEGARSPLIKDHETAEEVHGTGGLGGDLFPETGIPSADEHAVEYIVRTARENPGEITLACIGPLTNVAVALQHEPNLGELLDSVWVMGGARNCLGNVTPAAEFNFWVDPDAATRVLSEIDVTLVDWGVCLEHATLRTEEFEPIEAARSESPYADFFLETARPACEHTRETQGIDGTTQSDSLTIAGLLDPSIITETNTYPVAVDEREGMTRGYSLVDENGVTDLPANTRVVESVDGERFRELILDLLVHGDPHRSG from the coding sequence ATGGAGACGAATACAACTGCGAACGTGAAAGCAGACAGTGACAGCGCTCGCCGCTTAATTGTCGATACAGACACCGCCGGGGATGATACGATAGCTCTGCTGCTCGCGGTGTGTTCGGATCACGCTGTCCTCGAAGGAGTGACTGTCGTCGCCGGGAACGTTGAATTCGAACACGAGGTCGAGAACGCAAAGTACACGCTCGCGCTGGCGGATGCAGAAGACGTACCTGTCTACGAAGGCGCGCGGTCACCGCTCATAAAAGATCACGAGACGGCCGAAGAAGTCCACGGAACGGGCGGTCTCGGTGGGGACCTCTTTCCGGAGACGGGGATTCCGTCGGCCGACGAACACGCAGTCGAGTACATCGTTCGAACCGCAAGAGAGAACCCCGGTGAGATTACACTCGCCTGTATCGGTCCGTTGACGAACGTCGCGGTGGCGCTCCAGCACGAGCCCAATTTGGGTGAGTTACTCGATTCCGTCTGGGTGATGGGAGGCGCGCGCAACTGCCTCGGGAACGTGACGCCGGCTGCCGAGTTCAACTTCTGGGTCGATCCGGACGCTGCAACGCGAGTGCTATCCGAAATCGACGTTACGCTCGTCGATTGGGGTGTCTGTCTCGAACACGCGACACTCAGGACCGAAGAATTCGAACCGATAGAGGCAGCGCGATCGGAGTCGCCGTACGCCGATTTCTTCCTCGAAACCGCTCGGCCAGCGTGCGAACACACCCGCGAAACGCAAGGAATCGACGGAACGACGCAATCCGATTCGCTGACCATCGCGGGACTTCTCGATCCATCGATCATCACCGAGACAAACACGTATCCAGTTGCTGTCGACGAACGAGAGGGGATGACGCGGGGGTACAGCTTAGTTGATGAGAACGGCGTCACCGACCTGCCCGCGAACACCCGTGTCGTCGAATCGGTGGACGGAGAGCGGTTCCGAGAACTGATTCTCGACTTGCTCGTTCACGGAGACCCACACAGATCAGGGTGA
- a CDS encoding SHOCT domain-containing protein, with product MCGRLADAAPDSAFGRVVVAVLSASIGVPAAIVTIFGLGSEMFLLIPIAVACVTLYVAATYTMSVITDAEQTPDTEQQSESQEADSSTDPIATLRMRYARGELTDQEFEHRLERLLETESNSESESERQPDRLGELV from the coding sequence ATGTGTGGTCGTCTCGCTGACGCTGCCCCCGATAGTGCCTTCGGACGCGTAGTAGTGGCCGTTCTGTCCGCATCGATTGGTGTTCCAGCAGCCATTGTTACGATCTTTGGACTGGGAAGTGAGATGTTTTTGCTAATTCCGATCGCCGTCGCGTGTGTAACTCTCTACGTTGCAGCTACCTACACGATGAGCGTTATCACGGACGCCGAACAGACCCCCGACACCGAACAACAATCCGAGAGCCAAGAGGCAGATTCTTCGACGGACCCTATCGCCACCCTCCGGATGCGATACGCTCGTGGTGAACTCACCGATCAGGAGTTCGAACATCGCCTCGAACGGCTGCTCGAAACCGAATCAAATTCGGAATCGGAATCGGAACGACAACCAGATCGCCTCGGAGAGCTCGTCTGA
- a CDS encoding aldo/keto reductase — translation MEYRQLGATGTAVSELCFGTWRFGRETGGVVETGREEAHELLDAFTERGGNFIDTANVYGTPSGTAESYIGEWLDERDREDFVLASKVYFGFDPDNPNGSGLSRTHIRNQIDGTLDRLGTDYLDLYYIHRWDEETPIEETLSTLNGLVDDGRVHYLGASTMAAWQLTKALWKSDVYDWEPFSVTQPLAHAAYYEDVGDYLDVCADQDLAVCPYSPLAGGFLTGKYERADPDNPQAVKAPDGSRGSFDEQFGEYYASERGWHVLDAIRSVAQEVDATPAQVALRWLMDQEAFTCIPIIGARTTDQLDENVGAADVSLSDDQRERIYEARFTEEGSRWGH, via the coding sequence ATGGAATACCGACAGCTCGGAGCGACGGGCACAGCAGTATCGGAGCTATGTTTCGGCACGTGGCGATTCGGTCGAGAGACGGGCGGTGTCGTCGAGACGGGTCGTGAGGAGGCACACGAACTGCTCGATGCGTTCACAGAGCGTGGGGGGAACTTCATTGACACGGCGAACGTGTACGGAACGCCGAGCGGAACCGCTGAATCGTACATCGGTGAGTGGCTCGACGAGCGCGACCGGGAGGATTTTGTGCTCGCCTCGAAAGTCTACTTCGGGTTTGATCCGGACAACCCGAACGGAAGCGGGCTCTCGCGGACCCACATCCGCAATCAGATTGACGGAACGCTCGATCGCCTCGGAACGGACTATCTCGATCTCTACTACATCCATCGCTGGGACGAGGAAACGCCGATCGAAGAGACGCTTTCTACGTTGAACGGTCTCGTCGATGACGGGCGTGTACACTATCTCGGGGCGAGCACGATGGCCGCATGGCAGCTCACGAAGGCTCTCTGGAAGAGCGATGTTTACGACTGGGAGCCGTTTTCGGTTACCCAGCCGCTCGCACACGCCGCATACTACGAAGACGTGGGCGACTACCTCGACGTGTGTGCTGATCAGGATCTGGCCGTCTGTCCGTACTCGCCGCTCGCTGGCGGTTTTCTCACCGGCAAGTACGAACGCGCCGATCCGGATAACCCACAAGCCGTGAAAGCACCCGACGGATCACGCGGAAGTTTCGACGAGCAGTTCGGAGAGTACTACGCCTCTGAACGCGGGTGGCACGTTCTCGATGCGATCCGCAGCGTCGCACAGGAGGTCGATGCAACACCAGCACAGGTCGCACTCCGCTGGCTTATGGACCAAGAAGCGTTCACGTGCATCCCGATCATTGGGGCACGAACGACCGATCAACTCGATGAAAACGTCGGGGCAGCAGATGTCTCTCTGAGTGACGACCAACGAGAGCGCATTTACGAGGCTCGATTTACCGAGGAAGGCAGCCGATGGGGACACTAA
- a CDS encoding AAA family ATPase, which produces MEREIELTVQGAEKRDAGRGIARLAGATCRALGVLSGETVLLDGPRQTVAKVWPGGDENIIRIDADTRRNADLNIGDRVPVRPIEVADARSVTVTLPRPVRSDEVTSVIKRELLDRPLQESEQIRLERFGVQVTVAETTPTGTVRITDETTVTIDTPSGTTGDPIDTGWGGSSSSPDTVRTSTSQSTGSSTSSSADSQFDITYEDIGGLDDELEQIREMIELPLSNPALFRQLGVDPPKGVLLHGPPGTGKTLIAKAVANEVNAYFETISGPEIVSKYKGDSEERLRETFEDASHNSPAIVFVDEIDSIGGSRNDDADMENRIVTQLLTLMDGIGTRDEVIVIGATNRVDALDPALRRGGRFDREIEIGVPDGPGRREILDVHTRGMPLADDVDLDRIATRTHGFVGADIRSLATEAAMNSLRRYRMDESDSMVVTRADMETAMAAVEPSAMREYVVEAPSTTFDDVGGLADAKATLREAVEWPLTYHALFETTHTTPPSGVLLYGPPGTGKTLLARALAGESDVNFIHVAGPELVDKYVGESEKAIREVFDRARQTAPTIVFFDEIDALAGRRGDTHEVTERVVSQLLTELDGMTDNPNLMVLAATNRREALDPALLRPGRLESHVEIPLPDEKARRAIIDVHSEGKPYGDDVDLEALADETEGYSGADLEALVRQASMLAIREFAGDLGPEAATERADEVRITAQHFEQAREQNQLTDEQ; this is translated from the coding sequence ATGGAACGAGAAATTGAACTGACCGTTCAGGGTGCCGAGAAGCGAGACGCCGGGCGAGGTATCGCTCGTCTCGCTGGTGCGACGTGTCGCGCACTCGGTGTTCTCAGCGGTGAGACGGTTCTTCTCGACGGCCCCCGCCAGACCGTGGCAAAGGTGTGGCCGGGGGGTGATGAGAATATTATTCGAATCGATGCCGATACGCGTCGAAACGCAGATCTGAATATCGGTGATCGGGTACCTGTCCGTCCGATCGAGGTTGCAGACGCACGGAGTGTGACGGTCACGCTTCCGCGACCAGTTCGGTCGGATGAAGTCACATCAGTTATCAAACGCGAGTTGCTCGACCGCCCGCTCCAAGAAAGCGAACAGATCCGTCTCGAACGGTTCGGCGTGCAGGTAACGGTCGCCGAAACGACTCCGACTGGGACGGTCAGAATCACAGACGAAACGACAGTCACGATCGACACTCCGAGCGGAACAACTGGAGATCCGATCGATACGGGATGGGGTGGTTCGTCTTCGTCACCAGACACAGTTCGTACTTCGACATCCCAATCGACGGGATCGTCTACCAGCAGCAGCGCTGATTCTCAGTTTGATATCACCTACGAGGATATCGGTGGACTGGACGACGAACTCGAACAGATACGCGAGATGATCGAGTTGCCGCTTTCCAATCCTGCACTGTTCCGTCAGTTGGGGGTCGATCCACCGAAAGGGGTGCTCCTCCATGGGCCACCAGGAACGGGAAAAACCCTCATCGCAAAGGCTGTCGCCAACGAAGTCAACGCCTATTTCGAGACGATTTCGGGACCAGAGATCGTCTCGAAGTACAAAGGGGATTCAGAGGAACGACTGCGTGAGACGTTCGAGGACGCATCGCACAATTCACCAGCAATCGTCTTCGTGGACGAGATCGACTCCATCGGTGGGTCGCGCAACGACGATGCAGACATGGAAAATCGCATCGTAACGCAGTTGCTGACGTTGATGGACGGAATCGGGACGCGCGATGAAGTAATCGTCATCGGAGCGACGAATCGTGTCGACGCGCTTGATCCCGCGCTCCGCCGCGGAGGGCGCTTTGACCGAGAGATCGAAATCGGTGTTCCCGACGGGCCCGGACGCCGAGAGATCCTTGACGTCCACACCCGTGGGATGCCGCTCGCCGATGATGTTGATCTCGATCGGATCGCCACGCGTACGCACGGCTTCGTTGGGGCTGACATCCGATCGCTCGCGACTGAAGCAGCGATGAACTCGCTCCGTCGGTACCGAATGGATGAAAGCGATTCGATGGTCGTCACCCGAGCAGATATGGAGACTGCGATGGCTGCCGTCGAACCGAGCGCGATGCGCGAATACGTCGTTGAAGCACCAAGTACGACGTTCGATGACGTCGGGGGACTCGCTGATGCGAAAGCGACGCTCCGTGAGGCGGTCGAGTGGCCACTCACATACCACGCGCTGTTCGAGACGACGCACACCACTCCGCCGTCCGGTGTGTTGCTCTATGGGCCACCGGGGACGGGGAAGACGTTGCTCGCGCGCGCACTCGCTGGCGAGAGCGACGTGAATTTCATCCACGTGGCTGGTCCAGAGCTCGTCGATAAATACGTCGGTGAATCGGAGAAAGCCATTCGAGAGGTGTTCGATCGCGCCAGACAGACCGCCCCGACGATCGTCTTCTTCGACGAGATTGATGCGCTCGCTGGTCGTCGCGGCGACACCCACGAAGTGACCGAGCGCGTCGTCTCCCAACTCCTGACCGAACTCGATGGGATGACCGACAACCCCAATCTGATGGTACTCGCTGCGACGAACCGGAGAGAGGCGCTCGATCCCGCGTTGCTCCGACCTGGCCGTCTCGAATCACACGTCGAAATCCCGCTTCCAGACGAAAAAGCACGCCGCGCGATCATTGACGTACACAGCGAAGGGAAGCCCTACGGTGACGATGTCGACCTCGAAGCACTCGCAGACGAGACCGAGGGCTACTCTGGTGCCGATCTCGAAGCACTCGTTCGACAGGCGTCCATGCTCGCTATCCGCGAGTTTGCGGGTGATCTCGGACCAGAAGCAGCTACCGAACGCGCTGATGAGGTCAGAATCACCGCACAGCATTTCGAGCAAGCACGAGAACAGAACCAACTCACAGATGAGCAATAG
- a CDS encoding threonine--tRNA ligase, which produces MKLLFIHSDHLEFETTEAIGDIAETNGVPHDGKMEECVTAFISVERDDSKSVAGTVENATDELRDVAAQLGTNRIVLYPYAHLSEDLAAPKVATDVLQRLEAALAEEFDVLRAPFGWYKSFELSCKGHPLSELSRHVSGHREEQESNERQPSDWRLMNPDGSLHDPIASKADLGDDMRAFIESEVEDKVASKGEEPPHLRIMREKGFVDYDDLSDVGNLRYYPRGKLIRDQLMRYVSDLVVDDGGMPVETPIMYDLGARPIREHAEQFGERQYRFESGDRRMMLRFAACFGQFSIMRDMHISINDLPLRIYEMSTYSFRREQRGEVSGLKRQRAFTMPDMHTAARDADQAREELLRQAKLALQTGVDLGLNYEAAFRMTKAFYEDNERWVKTVVSELDKPVLVELLPERHHYWSAKIDFAAIDGLGRPIENPTVQIDVESAERFDIEYTDGAKTHHPPILHYSPSGGIERVMAALLEKTATMETPRLPTWLSPTQVRFIPVSDEHVQHCDELVDRLGEATIRADVDDRHESVGKRIARAETDWVPYYAVVGDREQSSEEYGVNIRSQDEERTMTLDELRNTVRADIHELPDRNRYLPQHLSNHPRFVGH; this is translated from the coding sequence ATGAAATTATTATTCATCCATTCGGATCATCTCGAATTCGAGACCACGGAAGCGATCGGTGACATAGCCGAGACGAACGGCGTCCCACACGACGGGAAAATGGAAGAGTGTGTGACCGCGTTCATTTCGGTCGAACGCGATGACAGCAAGAGCGTTGCTGGAACTGTCGAGAACGCGACTGACGAACTCCGAGACGTCGCAGCACAGCTTGGCACGAATCGAATCGTCCTCTATCCATACGCACATTTAAGCGAAGATCTCGCAGCTCCCAAGGTAGCCACCGATGTACTCCAACGGTTGGAAGCGGCACTTGCTGAGGAGTTTGATGTGCTTCGTGCGCCCTTTGGCTGGTACAAGTCCTTCGAGCTCTCCTGTAAGGGTCACCCGCTCTCGGAGCTATCCCGGCACGTGAGTGGCCACCGAGAGGAGCAAGAGAGCAACGAGCGGCAACCGAGCGACTGGAGGCTCATGAACCCAGACGGCAGCCTCCACGATCCAATCGCGTCGAAAGCCGATCTGGGCGATGACATGCGGGCATTCATCGAAAGTGAGGTCGAAGACAAGGTTGCTAGTAAGGGCGAAGAGCCACCTCATCTTCGAATCATGCGCGAGAAGGGATTCGTAGACTACGATGACCTCTCTGATGTCGGGAATCTCCGATACTATCCGCGCGGGAAACTGATCCGAGATCAGCTGATGCGATACGTCAGTGATCTCGTCGTCGACGACGGTGGAATGCCAGTCGAGACGCCTATCATGTACGATCTCGGAGCGCGACCGATCCGAGAGCATGCGGAGCAATTCGGCGAACGACAGTACCGCTTCGAGAGCGGTGACAGGCGGATGATGCTCCGGTTTGCCGCCTGCTTCGGACAGTTTTCGATCATGCGAGACATGCATATCTCGATCAACGATCTTCCGCTTCGGATCTACGAGATGAGCACCTACTCCTTCCGTCGGGAACAGCGCGGCGAGGTGTCTGGCCTGAAACGCCAGCGCGCGTTCACGATGCCAGATATGCACACCGCTGCCCGGGACGCAGATCAGGCCCGCGAAGAACTGCTCCGACAAGCGAAGCTCGCCTTGCAGACGGGGGTAGATCTCGGACTAAACTACGAAGCCGCATTCCGCATGACGAAAGCGTTCTACGAAGACAACGAACGCTGGGTGAAAACCGTCGTCAGCGAACTCGATAAACCCGTCCTCGTAGAGCTTCTGCCCGAGCGTCATCACTACTGGTCTGCCAAAATAGATTTCGCAGCGATCGACGGTCTGGGACGGCCAATCGAGAATCCAACGGTGCAGATCGATGTCGAAAGCGCAGAGCGGTTCGATATCGAGTACACTGACGGAGCAAAAACGCACCATCCACCGATTCTCCATTACTCACCATCAGGGGGAATTGAGCGCGTAATGGCTGCACTTCTAGAGAAGACTGCAACGATGGAGACGCCACGCCTCCCGACGTGGCTCTCGCCCACGCAGGTCCGCTTTATTCCGGTAAGCGACGAACACGTACAGCATTGTGACGAACTCGTCGATAGGCTGGGCGAGGCGACGATTCGCGCGGATGTAGACGACCGCCACGAATCCGTTGGAAAGAGAATCGCACGCGCAGAAACCGACTGGGTTCCCTACTACGCTGTTGTCGGCGACCGAGAACAGTCGAGTGAGGAGTACGGTGTCAACATCCGTTCGCAAGACGAAGAGCGAACTATGACGCTCGATGAGCTACGGAACACCGTTCGAGCGGACATTCATGAACTCCCGGACAGAAACCGGTATCTTCCACAACACCTCAGCAATCATCCCCGTTTCGTTGGACATTGA
- a CDS encoding HD domain-containing protein: MKQELGPLARTLSLPYYEDALPAHDHFHAKRVRDLSINLSKEYENTVDRAVLSAASWLHDIGRPRERLGEIEHHGKWAARKADDLLEAEGIPSDQIDAIKHCLRTHSIRASSPEPETPEAKLLFDADKLEATGARGIIRLSCIIGERSGRAGERYAVIDNASDSGMATSDLPDITLLEEWATERLELLYTPPGRRLGRSRWSFMEEFFAQFTRERRFEEER, from the coding sequence ATGAAGCAGGAATTAGGTCCGCTTGCTCGAACGTTGTCGTTGCCGTATTATGAAGATGCCCTCCCAGCGCACGATCATTTCCATGCCAAGCGAGTTCGGGATTTGTCAATTAACTTATCGAAGGAGTATGAGAACACTGTCGACAGAGCAGTTCTTTCTGCAGCGTCTTGGTTGCACGATATTGGTCGGCCACGAGAGCGACTCGGAGAGATCGAACATCACGGCAAATGGGCAGCTAGAAAAGCAGACGATCTCCTCGAAGCCGAAGGGATACCATCTGACCAAATTGATGCGATCAAACACTGTCTCCGGACACACAGTATTCGGGCTAGCTCCCCAGAACCGGAGACGCCCGAGGCTAAATTGCTTTTTGACGCAGACAAGTTGGAAGCGACTGGCGCACGCGGCATCATTCGTCTCTCCTGTATTATCGGTGAGAGATCTGGGAGAGCAGGCGAAAGATACGCCGTAATCGATAACGCATCAGATTCTGGAATGGCGACATCGGACCTACCAGATATCACTCTTCTCGAAGAGTGGGCAACGGAGCGTCTTGAGCTGTTGTATACACCTCCTGGACGTCGTCTTGGAAGGTCTCGGTGGAGTTTCATGGAGGAGTTCTTCGCACAGTTTACTCGTGAACGGAGATTCGAAGAAGAGAGATGA
- a CDS encoding chorismate mutase produces MDDNNTNRRSTEGMNLAELREEIESIDREIVELIAQRTYVAETIATVKREKELPTTDETQEERVMARAGENAACFDVDANLVKAVFRLLIELNKVEQRNKR; encoded by the coding sequence ATGGATGACAACAACACAAACCGACGGAGCACAGAGGGGATGAACCTCGCGGAGCTGCGCGAGGAGATCGAATCGATCGATCGAGAGATCGTCGAACTCATCGCTCAGCGAACGTACGTCGCAGAGACGATCGCGACAGTCAAACGCGAAAAAGAACTTCCGACGACTGACGAAACGCAGGAGGAACGAGTGATGGCTCGCGCGGGCGAGAATGCAGCTTGCTTTGATGTCGATGCCAACCTCGTGAAAGCGGTATTCCGACTCCTCATCGAACTGAACAAAGTAGAACAGCGAAATAAGAGATAG
- a CDS encoding shikimate kinase translates to MNGRATAPAAGTVLNALANETGSAFAIDSELTATVELTNDGPITGEVADTTDADTRLIERCVELIVERFGDDEGGTVRTTGDIPMAAGLKSSSAAANATVLATLDALDVTYPREDAARIGVQAARDVGVTVTGAFDDASASMLGGLTITDNARDELLKHEAVEWDVLVWTPNEQAFSADADVARCEQIGPMADLVADLAMAGEYGRAMTVNGLAFCAALQFPTDPLVTAMSHADGVSLSGTGPSFTAIGDRAALERVREIWQTYEGNIWMTTTQTDGAQRG, encoded by the coding sequence GTGAATGGTCGAGCGACCGCCCCTGCAGCGGGTACTGTTCTGAACGCCCTCGCGAATGAAACCGGATCGGCATTCGCCATCGATAGTGAGCTGACTGCAACCGTCGAACTGACGAATGACGGTCCGATAACGGGTGAAGTAGCGGACACGACCGACGCCGATACGCGCCTCATCGAACGGTGTGTCGAACTGATCGTCGAACGGTTCGGAGACGACGAAGGTGGAACGGTCCGAACGACTGGCGATATTCCGATGGCTGCGGGATTGAAGAGTTCGAGCGCCGCCGCCAACGCGACGGTTCTGGCGACGCTCGATGCGCTCGACGTGACGTACCCACGGGAAGACGCTGCTCGGATCGGAGTACAAGCCGCTCGTGATGTCGGTGTCACGGTTACGGGGGCGTTCGATGACGCCAGTGCGAGTATGCTCGGCGGACTAACGATCACGGACAACGCTCGTGATGAACTCTTGAAACACGAGGCAGTCGAATGGGACGTGCTCGTGTGGACGCCGAACGAGCAGGCGTTCAGCGCGGATGCGGACGTGGCCCGCTGTGAGCAGATCGGGCCGATGGCTGATCTCGTAGCAGATCTTGCGATGGCTGGGGAGTACGGTCGTGCGATGACTGTCAACGGGTTGGCGTTCTGTGCAGCGCTTCAGTTCCCGACCGATCCACTTGTGACCGCGATGTCGCACGCAGATGGCGTCTCACTCTCCGGAACAGGGCCGAGTTTCACTGCCATCGGTGATCGAGCAGCGCTCGAACGAGTACGAGAGATATGGCAAACATACGAGGGAAACATATGGATGACAACAACACAAACCGACGGAGCACAGAGGGGATGA
- a CDS encoding DUF5796 family protein: protein MSMRSEISPDTLRVELDPDGIDVEYTDGRSVFYHGIPQKTTGSITTPPGKQVHVLITDPTEAEGAMIYVNDRKTDDEILRSTGVGRVFLASDEETSIFPGVTVHEEGYAVRVEADTEAARGRVFVFAEDELSEHSWEIVNDNE, encoded by the coding sequence ATGAGCATGCGCAGCGAGATCTCCCCGGATACCCTCCGTGTGGAGCTCGACCCCGATGGAATTGATGTTGAGTACACCGACGGAAGAAGCGTTTTCTACCATGGCATCCCACAGAAAACGACGGGATCGATTACCACTCCTCCCGGAAAACAAGTGCACGTTCTCATCACCGATCCAACAGAGGCAGAAGGCGCGATGATCTACGTTAACGACCGCAAAACCGACGACGAAATCCTTCGTAGTACCGGCGTCGGACGCGTGTTTCTCGCTAGTGACGAAGAAACGTCCATCTTCCCCGGTGTGACCGTCCACGAAGAGGGATACGCTGTCCGGGTCGAAGCCGACACAGAAGCAGCTCGTGGGCGTGTGTTCGTCTTTGCAGAAGACGAGCTGTCCGAACACTCGTGGGAGATCGTCAACGATAACGAGTAA
- a CDS encoding NADH:flavin oxidoreductase/NADH oxidase gives MTNDLFTPLKLRETRLRNRVMVSPMCQYSCENRDGIATDWHLVHLGSRAVGGAGIVMTEATAVAPRGRISPQDLGIWDTEHAEALAPTASFIREQGSCPAIQLAHAGRKASKSRPWDGSKPLRGDEGWEVLAPSSIPWPYDGDAPPTRSMTQDDIDRVIDSFVAAAENALAAGFEICEIHAAHGYLLHEFLSPVTNQRTDDYGGSFENRSRIVREVTAAVRSVWPDDRPLFVRISATDWLPERDAWTVDQSVRLADHLAASGADLIDVSGGGIHPDQQLPSTGPGYQIPYAEQISEETTEDVAVGAVGAITEPAHADALIRTGQADLAIIGREHLRDPSFTNNAASKLGVDRVELPPQYRRAYPEINTRTE, from the coding sequence ATGACAAACGACCTTTTCACACCACTGAAACTGCGTGAAACGCGCCTTCGGAACCGCGTCATGGTGTCACCAATGTGTCAGTATTCGTGTGAAAACAGAGATGGAATCGCAACTGACTGGCACCTCGTCCATTTGGGAAGTCGTGCTGTCGGTGGTGCAGGGATCGTTATGACCGAGGCGACGGCAGTAGCGCCTCGGGGGCGGATCTCTCCACAGGATCTCGGAATATGGGATACTGAGCACGCCGAAGCGCTCGCACCGACTGCGTCGTTCATCCGCGAGCAGGGAAGCTGTCCCGCGATTCAACTCGCACACGCGGGACGGAAAGCGTCGAAGAGCCGTCCGTGGGATGGCAGTAAGCCACTCAGAGGCGACGAGGGCTGGGAAGTGCTCGCTCCAAGTTCCATTCCGTGGCCGTACGACGGCGACGCACCGCCGACCCGATCGATGACGCAGGACGATATCGATCGCGTCATCGATTCGTTCGTGGCAGCTGCAGAGAACGCACTCGCTGCCGGATTCGAAATTTGTGAAATCCACGCTGCACACGGATATCTCCTCCACGAATTCCTCTCTCCCGTGACAAACCAACGGACGGACGACTACGGCGGCAGCTTCGAGAACCGCAGTCGCATTGTCCGAGAAGTCACTGCTGCCGTGCGTTCGGTCTGGCCCGATGATCGTCCGCTCTTCGTGCGCATCTCAGCAACTGACTGGTTACCCGAACGCGATGCGTGGACCGTCGATCAGTCGGTCCGTCTCGCCGATCACCTCGCTGCAAGTGGCGCTGATCTAATCGATGTGAGTGGCGGAGGCATTCATCCCGACCAACAGCTTCCGAGTACTGGCCCAGGGTATCAGATCCCGTACGCCGAACAGATCAGCGAGGAGACGACTGAAGACGTCGCGGTCGGTGCTGTCGGTGCAATCACGGAACCAGCACACGCCGATGCACTCATCCGCACCGGACAGGCCGATCTCGCTATCATCGGACGAGAACACCTCCGCGATCCGTCTTTCACGAACAACGCTGCTTCGAAACTCGGTGTTGATCGCGTCGAACTACCGCCACAGTACCGCCGAGCCTACCCCGAAATTAACACTCGGACGGAGTAA
- a CDS encoding 2,5-diamino-6-(ribosylamino)-4(3H)-pyrimidinone 5'-phosphate reductase: MHVLVNAAMSADGKLASYRREQLRISGEMDFDRVDRRRAESDAIMVGVGTVLADDPSLTRFDRNHRDAVGGTGVPARIVADSQGRTPLDAALFDGSAPTYVLTTEAASSDRLEQLEKAGATVVVAGKERVDLTAALSELERDGIETLFVEGGGELIFSLFEADLVDELSVYIGSLLIGGRDAPTLADGEGFVDEFSNLILIGVERLDDGVFLQWSVE, translated from the coding sequence ATGCACGTTCTCGTCAACGCCGCCATGAGCGCGGATGGAAAACTCGCTTCGTATCGCCGCGAGCAGCTCCGTATCAGCGGTGAGATGGACTTCGACCGCGTGGATCGGAGACGGGCAGAATCCGATGCAATCATGGTCGGTGTCGGGACCGTGCTGGCTGATGATCCATCGCTCACTCGCTTCGATCGCAATCACCGTGATGCGGTTGGTGGCACTGGTGTGCCGGCCCGGATCGTTGCTGATTCACAGGGGCGGACGCCCCTCGATGCGGCGCTTTTCGACGGGAGTGCGCCGACGTACGTCCTCACCACCGAAGCAGCATCGTCCGACCGCCTCGAACAGCTCGAGAAGGCGGGAGCAACAGTCGTTGTTGCGGGAAAGGAACGGGTCGATCTCACCGCTGCGCTCTCCGAACTCGAACGCGATGGCATCGAAACGCTGTTCGTCGAAGGCGGCGGCGAACTGATCTTCTCGCTGTTCGAGGCGGATCTCGTCGATGAACTCTCCGTTTACATTGGGTCGCTTCTCATTGGGGGCCGCGATGCCCCAACCCTCGCCGACGGCGAAGGATTCGTTGATGAGTTCTCGAATCTCATCCTCATCGGTGTCGAACGACTCGACGACGGTGTCTTTCTCCAGTGGAGTGTCGAATAA